The Bradyrhizobium guangxiense genomic sequence CGTTGCGCTGGCGCAGATCGAGACCGACGAGGCGGTCGCGCGTTGGAAGCAGCTTGTGCCGAACCGCAATCCTCTGCCCGCCGACGCACCGGCCGAATTGGCGGGATTTCTCGACCGGGGCCGTGATCGGCTCATGATGATCGCGGCCGCGCTGGACCGCGGCGACGATGCCGCCGCCGGCCGCGAGTTGCTGGCGCTTCGGCAAGCGTTTCACGCGCTCAGGCGTCACGCTGGCCTCTACGATCTCGGCGATTGCATCTTCGAGATCGCGCCCGCCATGGAAACGCTGCGTGCCGCCGCGATCAGGTACGGCGGGCAACCGGCGCCGGCAAACGCCGAAGAGACCGTCGCCGCCGCAAGCGCGTTCCGCGATCGGCTTCAACGCTGCAACGAATGGGCTAATGGCGAGATCGCCGCCCAAGGCGAGTTCCGCCGCCTGATTGACGGCGCAATCACCAGCAGCGGCGAGATCGCGCATGCCGCGATGGCAGGTGACGGCTCCCTCGTGAATCGCTACCTGATCGAGCTGCAGTCCTTCGCCCAGCTGCTCGACTTCCGGTACGGCTAGCCTCAGCCGATGCTGGTCAACGCAGGGAAATGCTCGAGCAGCCATTCCGAGACCGCGGGCACCAATCCGGCCAGGAACATCAGACCTGTCGCAACCAGGAAGACGCCCATCGTCTTCTCGATCAGACCGAGATGCCGGCGCACACGGCCGAGCGCGGCGATGAAGCGGCCGGTGAAAGCCGCGGCGATCAGGAAGGGAATACCGGTCCCGACCGAATAAGCGAGCAGCAGCAGCGCCCCTCGTCCGGTCGTGTCCTCCGAGCCCGCCATCAACAGCACGGCGGCAAGGATCGGGCCTGCACAGGGCGTCCAGCCGAACGCAAAGGCCAGCCCCATGACGAAAGCCCCTGCCATGCCGGCCGGGCGGTTGTCGACCTGCACGGTGGCGCTGCGATAGAGTAGCGGAATCCGGAGCAGCCCCAGAAAGTGCAGTCCCATGACGATGATCAGCCCGCCCGCGACGATGCCGAGCGTCGACAGATGCGCAGAGACGAAACGTCCCGCGATCGAGGCTGTCGAGCCGAGAGCGATGAAGACCAGCGAGAAGCCCGCCACGAAGGCAAGCGCCGAGAGCAGGATGCGCGGCCGCAGATCCGGCCTGCCGCTGGACAGATCCGTGGCCGAGACGCCGGCCATGTAGCACAGGAAGGGCGGCACCAGGGGCAGGATGCAGGGCGACAGAAACGACAAGAGGCCCGCGACGAAGGCCGCACCCAGCGTGACGTCCAAGGTCATTTCCACCCCATCCCTAGCACATATACGAATTTAATGATATAAAGCGCCAAGCACCTTCACAAGGCAAGTCCGTCAGGCGGGTCCAAAAAGCCGGTTACGCAGCATGAACAGAATCATCGCTTTCGCCCTCACCGTGGCCGTCGTGCTGCCAGCGACCACGTCGCGCGCCGCCGAGCTCGTCATGTTCGAGCGGCCCGGCTGCGCCTGGTGCGCGCGCTTCAACGCCGAGATCGCGCCGATTTACGGCAAGACCGCGGAAAGCCGGACCGCACCGCTGCGCCGGATCGACCTGAAGGCCCCCCTCCCAGCCGATCTCGCCGGGATCGATCCAGGTCCCTTCACGCCGACCTTCGTCGTGGTACAAGAGGGCCGCGAGATTGGACGCATCCGCGGCTATCCGGGGAATGCCTTCTTCTTCGGCCTCTTGGACCGAATCCTGTCAAATGCGGGATCGGAACCCGAGAGGTCGTGACCGGTCTTGCAGATTTTGCCGAGAGGAACTTGACGCGATGCCGTTGCCGAAGCTGAAGGAGATCGAAGGCTCCGCCGAACTCGAGCAGATGATCGAGAAGGCGCGCGAGGCGAGCGACATGCTCAAGGCGCTGTCGCACGAATCCCGATTGCTGCTGCTCTGCATCCTCGCCGAGGGCGAGAAATCCGTGACTGAGCTCGAGCAGTTCCTGGGCGAACGACAATCGACCGTCTCGCAGCAGCTCGCGCGGCTCCGGCTCGATCGGCTGGTGACGACCCGACGCGACGGCAAGACGATCTACTACAGTCTCGCCAGCGAGGACGTCCGCAAGATTCTCACCGCCGTTTACGACGTGTTCTGCGAGCCGGTACGCCGGCGACGCCGGTAATTCTCCGCTCTGGATTTTCGCGCCCCTCGGGCGCAGACTGCCCAAAGAGGCAGAACGAATACCTTGCGGGAGGAATGTTCAGTCCATCGACCATAGCGTTCGCATGCGGGCTCGCCGCCGGCACGGTGCTTGGCGTTGCCGGCCGAGCGGGCCGTTTCTGTACGCTCGCGATGCTCGAAGATGCGTTTTTCGGATCGGACTATCGCCGGCTGAAATCCTTCGCACTGGCGGCAGCCGTGGCGCTGCTTGCGACTCAGGCGCTCGCGGAGCTCGGCATCGTCGACCTGTCGCGATCAATCTATCTGACGGCATCGATCGGGCTGGGCGGCGCGATCATTGGCGGGCTGATGTTCGGCATCGGTATGGCGCTGGTCGGCACCTGCGGCTTCGGCACGCTGGTGCGCGTCGGCGGCGGCGATCTGCGCGCCATCGTCGTCTTTCTCGTACTCGGCCTGTCGGCGCTCGCGACCATGCGTGGCATCACGGGCATGCTGCGTGTGACGCTGATCGAACCATTGTCGCTGCGGCTTCCTGAAGGCAGCACTCAGACCCTGACGTCGCTGCTCGGCGCAGGCAGCGCCGTACGTGCGATTCTCGTCGTGGCAATTGCCGCCGTACTCGCTTCTTGGGCGCTTGCGGACGGCAGGCTGATTCGGTCGCCGCGATTGCTGGCCTCCGGACTTGCCGTTGGCTGTGCAATCGCATTCGGCTGGTTCGCGACCGGATGGCTCGCCGATGATGAATTCGATCCCGCCCGCGTCGCCTCACTCACCTTTGTCGCGCCACTCGGTGACACTATCCTCTACGTCGCCACCTTCTCTGGCGCGCGCCTGAATTTCGGCATCGGTTCCGTTGCCGGGGTTGTGGCGGGCTCCTTTGCCGCCGCGTTGCTCGCAGGTGGCTTCCGTTGGGAAGCCTGCGACGACGCGCGCGAATTGAAGCGTCACATGTCCGGCGCGCTTCTGATGGGAATTGGAGGGATCATGTCGATGGGATGCACCGTTGGCCAAGGATTGAGCGCGTTCTCAACGCTTGCTCTCTCGGCGCCGATCACGATGCTGGCCATCGCCTGCGGAGCGCGGCTCGGCCTCGAGTTCACGATGACTGGCGAGTGGCTTCCGGCAGTCCGCAAGCTGTTCGGCGTCTCCACCTAATAGAGCGAATTCCTGCCACCAACTCCAGATCCCGCGTGAGATGGTGACGGCGCCGAGCGCCCATCCGATCAGCCCTGATTGGCGTCGGTGGCGAGCATGCCCGCGCCGACCATGGCGCGCAGCGCGGTGAGGTTGGCGAGGTCGGTTTCGGCACCGAAGCCGACCGTCAGCTTCAGCGCGCGATGACCGCGGTTGAGCGCGGCCTCGGCCATCTGCGCGGCACCGCCTGGATTGATGCCGCTGGTATAAACCTTGATTCTGCTCGATTGCCCACCAACCAGCCGCCACAGCGGCAAGCGCCGACGTCGCGCGGAAAGATCTCACAGCGCAAGCTCGATGCCTGAAATCGCTTGTGCGAACGGACCTGGCTCGCCGCATTGAAGTACGAGGACCTCGATGCCTTTGGTGAGGGCCTCGAAGGCTTGTGCGGAGCCGCTGAACTTGCGCCCGACAGGCCCGGTGCGAGCACTTCA encodes the following:
- a CDS encoding cytochrome c biogenesis CcdA family protein, yielding MTLDVTLGAAFVAGLLSFLSPCILPLVPPFLCYMAGVSATDLSSGRPDLRPRILLSALAFVAGFSLVFIALGSTASIAGRFVSAHLSTLGIVAGGLIIVMGLHFLGLLRIPLLYRSATVQVDNRPAGMAGAFVMGLAFAFGWTPCAGPILAAVLLMAGSEDTTGRGALLLLAYSVGTGIPFLIAAAFTGRFIAALGRVRRHLGLIEKTMGVFLVATGLMFLAGLVPAVSEWLLEHFPALTSIG
- a CDS encoding thioredoxin, yielding MNRIIAFALTVAVVLPATTSRAAELVMFERPGCAWCARFNAEIAPIYGKTAESRTAPLRRIDLKAPLPADLAGIDPGPFTPTFVVVQEGREIGRIRGYPGNAFFFGLLDRILSNAGSEPERS
- a CDS encoding ArsR/SmtB family transcription factor gives rise to the protein MPLPKLKEIEGSAELEQMIEKAREASDMLKALSHESRLLLLCILAEGEKSVTELEQFLGERQSTVSQQLARLRLDRLVTTRRDGKTIYYSLASEDVRKILTAVYDVFCEPVRRRRR
- a CDS encoding YeeE/YedE family protein, producing the protein MFSPSTIAFACGLAAGTVLGVAGRAGRFCTLAMLEDAFFGSDYRRLKSFALAAAVALLATQALAELGIVDLSRSIYLTASIGLGGAIIGGLMFGIGMALVGTCGFGTLVRVGGGDLRAIVVFLVLGLSALATMRGITGMLRVTLIEPLSLRLPEGSTQTLTSLLGAGSAVRAILVVAIAAVLASWALADGRLIRSPRLLASGLAVGCAIAFGWFATGWLADDEFDPARVASLTFVAPLGDTILYVATFSGARLNFGIGSVAGVVAGSFAAALLAGGFRWEACDDARELKRHMSGALLMGIGGIMSMGCTVGQGLSAFSTLALSAPITMLAIACGARLGLEFTMTGEWLPAVRKLFGVST